AACCCCTTCCAAAGGCCATCTTAGGGACTATCCCCACCTCCGGGGAGATGGACACCACCAAAAGGGAGGGGCCTGGGTCGTCCCACAGCCAGCGGATGGCCTCCTCCACGTCGGTATCGCTGGAGATGGACCTGGATCTAATCCCATAGGCCTCCGCTATGGCGGTGAAATCGGGAGAGTCGTATCCCCATACGGTTCCGGGATACCGCCCCTCGAAGTAGGCCTCCTGAAACTGACGGACCATACCCAGGGATCGGTTGTCCATGACCACAATCTTCAGCGGTATGCCGTTTCTGACCACCGTCTGAAGCTCCTGTAGGTTGCACTGAAAGCCGCCGTCCCCCGCTATTACCACCACAGGGGATCGGTCCAAAGCAAGGGAGGCACCCATCCCAGCTGGCAGGGCGTAGCCCATGGCTCCCATACCTCCGGAGCTCATAAACCGACGGCCGTAGGTCTCCAGGGACTGGGCGGCCCACATCTGGTGAGCCCCTATGTCGGTCACAAAACAGGAGGCGGCAGGGCTGTTCTCCCCCAGCTCCCTCATGAATCGATTGGGATTTATGCCAGAGACGTAGCCAAGCTCCTCCCTGTCGTCCCAGGCGATCCTCAGCCGGGGTAACTCCTCCAGCCAGTCCGAGGAGGGAGAGGCCACAAGCTGTCTCTTTAACAGATAGGGCATCACAGATCTCAGGTCCGAGGCCAGGCTACAGGTGGTCTGGACCCTGCCGTCTATCTCACCTGGATCCACGTCCACCTGAAATATGGCCTTGCCCTCGCTGAAACGGTCCACGTCGGCCCCGGTCTGACGGACGTCCAACCTGCTTCCCAGGACTATGAGCAAATCGCATCGGCTCAGGGCGTAGTTGGCCCAGCGGTTGCCGTAGGTCCCTATCATGCCCAGGACCAAATCCCCCTTTACCGCGCCCTTCCCCATGAGGGAGTAGACCACCGGAACCCCAAGATCGTCCAAAACCACCGCCAGGTCGTCGGAACAGCCAGAGCGAACGACCCCGTTTCCCACCAGCACCAGGGGACGACTGGACCTAATTAGGGCCTCGGAGAGGGACAGGACGAAGTCCTCTATCCCCTCCACATCCACCTCATGGGGAGCGTCGTCATCAGGGATAAAGACGGTCTCCACCGGGATATCTCCCCTTTGGACGTCCATAGGTATATCTATAAGCACCGGTCCGGGACGGCCCTCCATGGAGGTTTTAAAGGCCCAGTCCATTATCCTTGGGATGTCCTCCGGGTCGGTCACCTGGACCGCCCCTTTGGTTATGGCCTTAGCCATGGAAACCACGTCGGTCTCCTGAAAGCCTAGCTGTCTCATGGGCCTGCCGGTGCTCAGCTCGTTTCGGTTTACCTGGCCCGTTATGAATATGGCGGGAACAGAGTCGAAATAACAGGTTCCGACCCCGGTAAGGAGGTTCACCGCCCCTGGCCCACTGGTGGCCAGGGCCACGCCTGGGAGGCCCTTTACCTGGGCCCAGCCACATGAGGCCATAGCTCCGGCCTGTTCGTGATGGACGGTGACGATGGAGCTACGGCCCTCACGGTATATGGAGTCCAACAGATGGGTGGTCATGCCCCCTATCATCTCAAATACCCGGTCTATACCTCTATCCGCCAGGTAAGAAGCTATCCAGTCGCTAGCTTTCATCCAAGCCACCTCCGTTCCAAATAACCATCCGCCTCAGGGATTCCTCAAAGGAGACGGTGCATTCCAGGCCAAGCTCGGCCTCCGCTCGCTCGACGCAGGGGACGTAATCGCCTCGCCCGTCGGGGCCGCCCTCTATCTCCACCCTGGAGTCGCACAGATCGGCCACCACGGAGGCCACCTCCCCTATGGGGCGACCGTCGGGAGAGCCTACGTTGTAAGGTCGGCCAGCCCTCCCGTCCAGCAAGATCTTTAGGAGCCAAAGGGCCATGTCCCCTCCGTCCATGTAGGACCTGAGGGGCTTTCCCGTCCCCTTGACCTTTATGGTTTTCCCCGCCAGTCCGTCGGCCAGAAAGTCCCCAAGGGCAAACCGTCCGTTAAGGGGCAGAAAGGCTCCGGAGAAGGCGAAGCATCGGGCTATAGAGACCTTCATTCCAGAACGCCCCCTCAGAACCGACAGGGTCTCGCCCCATCTTTTGCCGTTTCCGTAGAGGTCGGAGCCACAGGAGTCCGGGGCTCCTTGGTGATCCTCTTTAAAGGGACGCCCCTCTTTCGAGGGGCCGTAGACCGCGCCGGAGCTTACGAAGAGAAATTTTTTAGTCCCGGACCTTCCGGCCAGGTCCGCAACCAATCTGGTCCCGTCCACCAGGGCCCTCTCCACGGCCTCGGTGTTGCCGGTGGAGACATCTCCGGCGGCGTGTATCACCAGCTCGGCGTGGGGGATCGAGGCGGATGGATCGGTCAGGTCCACCGATATGGTCTTTACGGAGGAGATGTCCAGGCCGTCCAGCCTGGCCCTTATGGACTCAGAGCGTCTGGCGAGCACCAGGGGGCGAACGTCCACCCCTAGCTCCCTGAGACCCAGCAGCAGAGACACCAG
The uncultured Dethiosulfovibrio sp. genome window above contains:
- a CDS encoding thiamine pyrophosphate-binding protein translates to MKASDWIASYLADRGIDRVFEMIGGMTTHLLDSIYREGRSSIVTVHHEQAGAMASCGWAQVKGLPGVALATSGPGAVNLLTGVGTCYFDSVPAIFITGQVNRNELSTGRPMRQLGFQETDVVSMAKAITKGAVQVTDPEDIPRIMDWAFKTSMEGRPGPVLIDIPMDVQRGDIPVETVFIPDDDAPHEVDVEGIEDFVLSLSEALIRSSRPLVLVGNGVVRSGCSDDLAVVLDDLGVPVVYSLMGKGAVKGDLVLGMIGTYGNRWANYALSRCDLLIVLGSRLDVRQTGADVDRFSEGKAIFQVDVDPGEIDGRVQTTCSLASDLRSVMPYLLKRQLVASPSSDWLEELPRLRIAWDDREELGYVSGINPNRFMRELGENSPAASCFVTDIGAHQMWAAQSLETYGRRFMSSGGMGAMGYALPAGMGASLALDRSPVVVIAGDGGFQCNLQELQTVVRNGIPLKIVVMDNRSLGMVRQFQEAYFEGRYPGTVWGYDSPDFTAIAEAYGIRSRSISSDTDVEEAIRWLWDDPGPSLLVVSISPEVGIVPKMAFGRGLDEMDPIRPLPTGGAVL
- a CDS encoding NAD(P)-dependent oxidoreductase, coding for MTRADLLRSWIKPLAKKALSMGDELDGKDILITGGTGFVGSWLVSLLLGLRELGVDVRPLVLARRSESIRARLDGLDISSVKTISVDLTDPSASIPHAELVIHAAGDVSTGNTEAVERALVDGTRLVADLAGRSGTKKFLFVSSGAVYGPSKEGRPFKEDHQGAPDSCGSDLYGNGKRWGETLSVLRGRSGMKVSIARCFAFSGAFLPLNGRFALGDFLADGLAGKTIKVKGTGKPLRSYMDGGDMALWLLKILLDGRAGRPYNVGSPDGRPIGEVASVVADLCDSRVEIEGGPDGRGDYVPCVERAEAELGLECTVSFEESLRRMVIWNGGGLDES